A stretch of Vannielia litorea DNA encodes these proteins:
- a CDS encoding 5-formyltetrahydrofolate cyclo-ligase has translation MSLADEKKAARAAALARRAEAHAAWSGHAAGHLSEVLAGYRGVPLAGYMAMRDEIDPLPALEEAAAHGPVGLPTITAPATPLVFKLWEPGAEMVPARFGTSEPTGAVMRPEILVVPLVAFTRAGARLGYGGGFYDRTLDLLRRTGPVLAVGFAYSAQEADELPLEPTDAPLDMIVTEREVISL, from the coding sequence GTGAGCCTCGCCGACGAGAAGAAGGCCGCCCGCGCGGCGGCTCTGGCACGGCGGGCCGAGGCCCATGCGGCGTGGTCCGGCCATGCGGCGGGGCACCTCTCCGAGGTGCTGGCCGGCTACCGCGGCGTGCCGCTCGCGGGCTACATGGCCATGCGCGACGAGATCGACCCTTTGCCCGCATTGGAGGAGGCCGCTGCCCACGGGCCGGTCGGCCTGCCCACCATCACCGCCCCGGCCACACCGCTGGTGTTCAAGCTCTGGGAACCCGGGGCCGAGATGGTGCCTGCGCGCTTCGGCACGTCCGAGCCCACCGGAGCGGTGATGCGCCCCGAGATCCTCGTGGTGCCGCTGGTGGCCTTCACCCGCGCGGGCGCCCGCCTGGGCTACGGCGGCGGCTTCTATGACCGCACGCTGGACCTGCTGCGCCGCACCGGCCCGGTGCTGGCCGTGGGCTTTGCCTATTCGGCCCAGGAAGCCGACGAGCTGCCCCTGGAGCCGACCGATGCGCCGCTCGACATGATCGTGACCGAGCGCGAAGTGATCTCGCTCTGA
- the guaD gene encoding guanine deaminase, which yields MSAAPSPTTATPAPETLLLGQILDFTSDPFEGAPQDSARHLSRGGIVIRGGKIIEIGPAARLIETHGTARRVDYGAALLLPGFVDAHAHYPQTGIIASWGKRLIDWLEGYTFPEESRFGDPVYAATIAGRYLDLVIAHGTTTVATFCTSHPASVTAMFQAAQARGMAVVAGKVGMDRNAPDALKDSPERAYDESKALLKRWHKQGRSRYAITPRFTPTSSEAQLEAMGALWAEHPDCAMQTHLSEQVEEIAWVKELCPTAEDYLATYDKHGLIGPGALFGHAIHLTPRERARLAESGSAVIHCPTSNTFIGSGVFDAAGLAAEGIQVGLATDTGGGSSFSMLRTMGAAYEISQLNGAVLHPAHLLWLATAGSARALRMEAEVGTLAPGSAADIIALDLASTPAIAQRAARARDIWEALFPTMMMGDDRAVKAVWVGGVSRR from the coding sequence ATGTCCGCTGCCCCCTCTCCCACGACCGCCACACCGGCGCCCGAAACCCTGCTTCTGGGGCAGATACTCGATTTCACCTCGGACCCGTTCGAAGGCGCTCCGCAGGACTCGGCGCGGCACCTGTCCCGCGGCGGGATCGTCATACGGGGTGGCAAGATCATCGAGATCGGCCCTGCGGCCCGGCTGATCGAGACCCACGGCACCGCCCGGCGGGTCGACTATGGCGCGGCGCTCCTGCTGCCCGGCTTCGTCGATGCCCATGCACATTACCCCCAGACCGGCATCATCGCGTCGTGGGGCAAGCGGCTGATCGACTGGCTGGAAGGCTATACCTTTCCCGAGGAAAGCCGCTTTGGCGACCCGGTCTATGCCGCCACCATCGCCGGCCGCTACCTCGACCTCGTCATCGCCCATGGCACCACGACCGTGGCGACCTTCTGCACCTCCCATCCCGCAAGCGTCACCGCCATGTTCCAGGCCGCCCAGGCGCGCGGGATGGCCGTGGTTGCCGGCAAGGTGGGGATGGATCGCAACGCCCCCGACGCGCTGAAGGACAGCCCGGAGCGGGCCTATGACGAGAGCAAGGCGCTGCTGAAGCGCTGGCACAAGCAGGGCCGGTCGCGCTACGCCATCACCCCGCGCTTCACACCCACGTCCAGCGAGGCGCAGCTCGAGGCGATGGGCGCGCTTTGGGCCGAGCACCCCGACTGCGCCATGCAGACCCATCTGTCCGAGCAGGTCGAGGAGATCGCCTGGGTAAAGGAGCTTTGCCCGACGGCCGAGGATTACCTCGCCACCTACGACAAGCACGGGTTGATCGGGCCCGGCGCCCTGTTCGGCCACGCCATCCACCTCACCCCACGCGAGCGGGCGCGGCTGGCCGAGAGCGGATCGGCGGTGATCCATTGCCCGACGTCCAACACCTTCATCGGGTCCGGCGTGTTCGATGCCGCCGGTCTGGCCGCCGAGGGCATCCAGGTGGGGCTTGCAACCGACACCGGCGGCGGCTCGTCCTTCTCGATGCTGCGCACCATGGGGGCGGCCTACGAGATCAGCCAGTTGAACGGTGCCGTCCTCCACCCGGCGCATCTGCTCTGGCTCGCCACCGCCGGATCGGCCCGGGCACTGCGGATGGAGGCGGAGGTGGGCACCCTGGCCCCCGGCTCCGCGGCCGACATCATCGCGCTCGACCTTGCCTCGACCCCCGCCATCGCCCAGCGTGCCGCGCGGGCACGGGACATCTGGGAGGCGCTCTTCCCGACCATGATGATGGGCGACGACCGCGCAGTGAAGGCCGTCTGGGTTGGCGGTGTCAGCCGTCGCTGA
- a CDS encoding CAP domain-containing protein: MKRALLTVGLLALAACAAPSPTAPSAPRGGASFDSAFNAYRASRGRGTVAANAGLTRIAEAHARDMDRNGYFAHRGRDGASPAQRMGRAGCGGLTAENIAGGYPSESAVLAGWKRSSGHNANLLRRGIHHYGLGRSGNLWVLVLAETC, from the coding sequence ATGAAACGAGCGCTGCTCACGGTCGGACTGCTGGCCCTCGCGGCCTGCGCTGCCCCGTCGCCGACTGCTCCGTCGGCACCGCGCGGCGGGGCCTCCTTCGACAGCGCGTTCAACGCGTACCGCGCCAGCCGCGGGCGCGGGACTGTCGCCGCGAATGCCGGCCTCACCCGCATCGCCGAGGCCCACGCCCGCGACATGGACCGGAACGGCTACTTCGCGCATCGCGGCCGCGATGGCGCGTCTCCCGCGCAGCGCATGGGCCGGGCCGGCTGCGGCGGTCTCACGGCAGAGAACATCGCCGGCGGCTACCCGAGCGAAAGCGCGGTGCTTGCGGGCTGGAAGCGGTCTTCAGGGCACAATGCCAACCTTCTCCGGCGGGGGATTCATCACTATGGGCTGGGCCGCTCGGGCAATCTCTGGGTGCTGGTTCTGGCCGAAACCTGCTAG
- the mgtE gene encoding magnesium transporter has product MSEEPIEDTIEAERPEEREEQEYGLTTPFVQAVLEAVFNEDAATLTALLEPLHAADIADLIEQMGEGPRSDFLALWGDNIDGEILTELDETIREDVIAALSPEALTEAVRELDSDDVVDLVEYLEEDQQEQILEALPAADRIAVEEALSWPEESAGRLMQREVVRAPEHWDVGQMIDFMRAEGQELPEQFYHVILIDPKLHPTGYVALGRILASPRRTLLRDIAEDSFRTVPVDQDEGEVAYAFNQYHLISVPVVDHSDRLVGVITIDDAMAVLDLEAEEDLLRLAGVHDESRVTDSVWETTKLRFPWLAVNLVTAILASLVIDQFEEVIAQLVALAVLMPIVASMGGNAGTQSLTVAVRAIATKDLTGSNVLRVIRRETAVGLLNGLAFALLMGLIGWFWFGTAMLGAVLALAMIINLLVAGLAGILVPVLLDRFNIDPALASGAFVTTVTDVVGFFAFLGLAAVMLL; this is encoded by the coding sequence ATGAGCGAAGAGCCGATTGAAGACACGATCGAGGCGGAGCGGCCCGAGGAACGCGAAGAGCAGGAATACGGGCTCACGACTCCCTTCGTGCAGGCGGTCCTGGAAGCGGTCTTCAACGAGGATGCGGCCACGCTCACGGCGCTTCTGGAGCCGCTCCATGCCGCCGACATCGCCGACCTCATCGAGCAGATGGGCGAGGGGCCGCGCAGCGACTTTCTCGCGCTGTGGGGCGACAACATCGACGGCGAGATCCTGACCGAACTCGACGAGACGATCCGCGAGGACGTGATCGCCGCGCTGTCGCCCGAGGCCCTGACCGAGGCGGTGCGCGAACTCGATTCCGACGACGTGGTCGACCTCGTCGAATACCTCGAGGAGGATCAGCAGGAGCAGATCCTGGAGGCTCTGCCCGCCGCCGACCGGATCGCGGTGGAAGAGGCGCTGTCCTGGCCCGAGGAATCCGCCGGCCGCCTGATGCAGCGCGAGGTCGTCCGCGCGCCCGAGCATTGGGACGTGGGCCAGATGATCGACTTCATGCGCGCCGAGGGGCAGGAGCTGCCGGAGCAGTTCTACCACGTCATCCTGATCGACCCCAAGCTGCACCCCACCGGCTATGTCGCTCTCGGCCGCATCCTCGCCAGCCCGCGCAGGACCCTGCTGAGAGACATCGCCGAAGACAGCTTTCGCACCGTGCCGGTGGACCAGGACGAGGGCGAGGTCGCCTATGCCTTCAACCAGTATCACCTGATCTCGGTGCCGGTCGTCGACCACAGCGACCGGCTCGTGGGGGTCATCACCATCGACGATGCCATGGCGGTGCTCGACCTCGAGGCCGAGGAAGACCTTCTGCGCCTCGCCGGCGTGCATGACGAGAGCCGCGTCACCGACTCGGTCTGGGAGACGACCAAGCTGCGCTTTCCTTGGCTCGCGGTGAACCTCGTCACGGCCATTCTCGCCTCGCTCGTGATCGACCAGTTCGAGGAGGTCATCGCACAGCTCGTGGCCCTCGCGGTGCTCATGCCGATCGTTGCCTCGATGGGCGGCAATGCAGGCACCCAATCGCTGACCGTGGCGGTGCGCGCCATCGCCACCAAGGACCTTACCGGCTCCAACGTGCTTCGGGTGATCCGGCGGGAGACGGCGGTGGGTCTGCTCAACGGCCTCGCCTTCGCCCTGTTGATGGGGTTGATCGGCTGGTTCTGGTTCGGAACCGCCATGCTCGGCGCGGTGCTGGCGCTGGCGATGATCATCAACCTGCTGGTGGCGGGGCTGGCGGGCATCCTCGTGCCGGTGCTGCTCGACCGGTTCAACATCGACCCGGCGCTGGCCTCCGGCGCTTTCGTGACCACCGTTACCGATGTCGTGGGGTTCTTCGCCTTTCTCGGCCTGGCGGCGGTGATGCTCCTGTGA